DNA from Rhodopirellula islandica:
AGTGTCGTGAGCTTGGTAATCAAACGGGGCGATCGCAACCATCACCCCTGTCAACCCGCCGATGATGAACGTCGCCAACCCGGCCAGCACAAACTTCAAACAGACCTTGCGTTGGACACGGCCCACCAACAACGTCGCGATGAAACAGAAAATCTGCACGCCGGTGGGTATCGCCACCGCTTGGGACGCAGCCGAAAAGATGCCAATCGAGATCCCCGGCAATCCGGTCGTGAACATGTGGTGAACCCACAACCCAAAGCTCAAAAACCCGGTTCCCACCGCTGCCAGTACGATCCACCCATATCCAGCCATCGGCGTACGGGCGAACGTCGGAATGATCATCGCGACCAAGGCAATCGAAGGCAGGAAAACGATGTAGACCTCAGGATGTCCGAAGATCCAAAACAGGTGTTGCCAGAGCATCGGGTCGCCACCACGCTCGACATCAAAGAACGGCCAATCCATGGCTCGTTCCAATTCCATCAACAAATCACCAGCGATCAATGGTGGAAAGGCGAACAGAATCATGACCGCCACGACCAGGATGTACCAAGCGTAAAGCGGAATCAGATTCAATCGCATTCCCGGCGGCCGGCACTTCAAAACACCAACAATGAGTTCCACCGCTGCAGCAATGGAAGCAATTTCAATGAACGAAAGCCCCAGCAACCAAATGTCGGGCCCAATCCCCTCTTGGTACTCCGTTGTCATCGGTGGATACATGAACCAACCACCGCGGGGGCCAACGCCGAAAAACAGCGAGGCGCACACAAACACGCCACCAATCAAGAAGCACCAGTACCCGTAGGCTGACAACCTTGGGAACGGCAGGTCACGTGAGCCCAACATCTCGGGAAGCAGCATGATCGAGATCGCTTCCAAGATCGGCACGGCAAACAAGAACATCATGACGCTGCCGTGCATCGTGAAGATCTGATTGTACTGATCAGGTGTCAGCCAATGGTTGTCGGGCAACGCCAACTGAACCCGCATGATGAGGGCCAGCACACCGCCAAATAGAAAGAACGCAAACGCAGTGAGCGTGTACCACAGTCCCACTTCGCTGTTGTTGACCGCCGACCAATAACGCCAACCTTTGGGCGTTTCCCACGCTTTCAACAACCGCTTCGCTCTTGGATCATTCACTTCAATTCCCCCAAGTAGCGAACCAACGATTGCAGCTCGGCATCATTCAAGACTTCAAACGTAGGCATCTCCACTCCCGGTTTGATGCGATGAGTTTCGGTGACCCAGCGAGTCAGATTGTCCGGATTGTTTGGCATCACAGACGCACCGATGCTTCGGCGACTACCAAAGTGCGTCAAGTCGGGACCGACAACTCCGTCAGACGACGTTCCGCGAATCGCATGGCAAGCGCCACAACCGGACGACTCAAAGACGCGTTGACCTCGTTTCGCCAAGCCTGACATTTCGACCGCGGGCGTTTTTTGTTGGCGTAGCCACTCGTCGTAATCCTCTCGTGACTCCACCATCACATCAAACGCCATCTGCGTGTGGGCCTCACCGCAGTATTCGGCGCACACACCGCGATAGACACCGATTCGATTGGGCACCAGCTTCAACCGATTTTCGCGACCAGGAATCATGTCGATCTTGCCGCCCAACGAAGGAATCCAAAACGCATGGATCACGTCGTCGCTCTTCAGCTTAAATTCGATGGGTTCGTTCACCGGCAAATGAATTTCGTTGGCGGTCTCCACCTTGTTTCCGTCTGTCGTTTGGTAGACAACTCGCCACCACCATCGAACCCCGGTGACCTCAATCACCTGGCTGCCATCCGGAGCCGGGCGTTGCAGCTCGGGCAACATCGCCAACCCGTACGCCAGGAGCGCCGTCAAAACCAACGTCGGGAAAACGGCCCCGCCACCAATGACAAGCATTCGTGTCTTCTTCTGGTCATGCTGACCCGGGAACACAATCGCATAGACTGCTAACCCGACCACGATCAGCCAAATCAAACTTCCACCGAACAACATCACCCAAAACAAGTCCGCAATCGAATCGGCACCGACACCGGCGGGATCGAGAGCGGACTGGGAGGCAGCAAAGTTCATAGACGGTGGTCGATAAATGCTCAGTGGGATAGCAATTCGTCCAGTGACCATGCAGCGCATGTTCGGATCGGTGGGACGCCAGATTGCGGTTGTCAGCAGCAATCGCCATGCCGGACAGGCTCGTGGACTGAACGTGTTCCCCCGGCGATCACCAACGATGTCATGAGCTGAAGATGCGTTGCAGGTACCGTTTGCCGGGGACGGCCCAGGGGGTGCTTCCCGCGACAGGTACCGGACACTGAGTTCACGACCGTTCTCAAGCAAGGGCACAACTTTTGCTCGGTGCAGAGCGCATGCTAGACAGTCTCGACATCACCCAATTGCAAACCATCGCTACCGCTGGTGGCCTGGGCGCTTTGCTGGGAATCGAACGTGAGTTCGCTCGCAAGCCCGCTGGAATCCGGACTCACATTTTCGTTTGCGCGGGATCATCGCTGATGATGCTGCTGGCTCAGGAAGCAGTGAATCACTTCCAATCTCGCGAGCCCGATTCGCTCCTCAGCGCGGACCCGATTCGTGTCCTTCAAGCGATCGTGGTTGGCATCAGTTTCCTAGGTGCCGGGACGATCGTTCATCAGAAAGGCGAACAGGTCGAAGGACTGACAACAGCGGCGAGCATTTTTCTGACGGCTGGCATCGGTGTCGCAACCGCTGTGGAACGAGTGGCACTGGCAACCAGCGTCGCGATCGCGGCCGTGTTCGTGCTTCTCATTGTGGGATGCATCGAACATCGCATCGCAAAGTGGGTGATTCGAAGGTCCAAAACGAGTTCGGCAAAGAATAGCTCAGAAGAGCCTCAAGACCGACGCTAAGCAGGTCGCCATCCATTCTCTCATCCGTGCGTTGTGCTACGGGCTCGCATACGACGTTGCTGAACCAACCGGTAGAGCCAGATCGCCACCATCAAAGCGATCACTCCTGTGCTGACCCAACTGAGCGGACCGGCGAGATCGCCGTAATTCTTACCGAGCCACCAGCCGATCACGGCCAACAGCGAGGTCCAAGCGACCGTCCCGACGGCGGTGTAAACGGAGAACTTGAAGGGGGGCATCTCTGCAAAGCCAGCGGGAACGCTGATCAACGTTCTCAAACCGGGAACCAAACGACACAAAAGCACGGCTGCGGCACCCCACTCTCCAAACCAACGATCGACCCGGTCAATGTCGTCACGGCTGATGGTCAGCCAGGCACCATGCTGATCCACCCACGCCGCCAAACGTTGTTTTCCGATTCGACGTGCGCCCCAGTACCACGCCCACGCCCCTGCAAAGGATCCAAGGCTACCGGAAATGACAACCGCGAGAAAAGAAGACTGTCCCTGGCTGACGGAGTACCCCGCCCAAGGCATCACCAACTCAGATGGAATGGGAGGGAACACGTTTTCCAGGAGCATCAACATTCCGACGCCGAACGCTCCAAACTGCTCCAAGACTGTTTCGATCCACTGATCCATGATTGATCAAATCCTCGCAAGTGACGTTTGTGTCAAAGGCCAATCTCTTGACCAGCCGAAAATCGCTCATGCAGCCAACGGCTGGTGGCAACCATCTTCAGCGTGACGCTCAACCGTGAGACGGAGATTGGTTTCTGCAGGAAATACACCCCAACGTACTGCCGTGCTCTCCGAGCGACTGCCTTGCTTGCCAGCGTGCTCGTCACAATCACCGGCATGGTTGCCACTCGCTGATCCTTTGACCTCCGCATTGCATCGACCAAATCAAAGCCACTCCAATTTGGCATTTCGATGTCGGTGATCACAGCGTTGAAAGCCCGCTTGGACAACCATTCGAATGCTTCGCGACCGTCGGAAGCCTGCACGCTTTCAACCTGCAGGTCACTCAAAACTCTTGAGATGATCGTTCGCATCACGGCGACATCGTCCACGACCAAAACATTTCCCATGCCAATCGTTGGTAGCGGCAGTTCCTGGGCAACCTTCCAATTCAGTTCAACCATCGCCCTGATCCTTCCTTCGATGATTGATCAGAAGAGCCGAACAGTCATACTCCAAGACACCGCCGGTCAGTTCAATGGCCGGCGACAACTGACTTGCGAGATCACTGGCCTTCAATCCCAAGGTGCCGAAGTTGGCCGCCTCGATGGTTGCTGCGGACGCTCCATACGCAACTCGTTGGATCCCTGCCAACCCGATTGCAGCCAGACACATCGGGCAGGGCTCGCCGGTTGAAACGATCCATAAACCTGACAGGTCCGGCCCCCGAAGCTTTTTGGCAGCCTTCCCGATGGCCAGAATCTCTGCATGGGCTGTCGGATCACAGCGTGTGACCACTTCGTTGTGAGCAACGGCGATTTGCCTTCCGTCCTCGGTGAAGACGCCAGCACCAAACGGATGCTCGCCGCTGGCCACTCCCTCGATCGTCACCGACACAACAGACTTCATCCACTGGCGAAGCATATCGCTGCGAACTGCCGAGGATGAAGACATGGAATTAGATCAATAAGAAAGGATGAAAGTTTGAAATCAAGGCGACGCAAGTGTCGTGCCGCGATCGACCGCCAGCTGCATACCGCTCGTGGACCCGGCGTTTTCCGCGGCGAAGCGTCCGGCGATGAAAATCAAACCTGATCCTCCCTCACAGGAGAACTTCAACTGAACAAATCATCACAATCAGCGGGACACATGATCGCGTTCAAACGAACGCGACAACGCTTGCGGATGTGAAATGATCTGCAATCGACCGCGTCGCACGAAAGGGAACCAAACACTACTTCCTGGGATCGTTCGCCGGCAAAGGCTCGTGCTTGGTCGGAGTGATCCCGCCCGGATGTTCGACGTAGATCTTCTCGCCGCATCGAGGGCAAGCCGGAACGCGATCATCCACCTGCTTCCCGCACCCGGGGCAAGGCGTGTGATTCAGAGGGGCGGTGTCTTGTTGAGTGTCGTTCATGACCATTGTCCGTGAGTGAAAGAATGCTGTGGGATCAATTCAGCCAAAACCCAGGCTGAACTGCCGCAGCGAAAGACGGCCGCGAAGGCATGCAATGAACCGTTTGCGTCCGCCTCTTCATCATCCGCAAGCGGCGAGCCAATCGTAACGGCATCACCTTTGGCCCGGCGTTTGCTTCCAAGTTTCTAGCAGTCTGATCTTCGCAGTCTGAATCGTTTCCTGTGCTTCGCTCGGACTCAGCCCGCGACGTTCGAAACCGAAGCACGCCTCCCCGAGAGCAGCCTGAACTTCTCATGAGCCAAAAATTCCAAGTCAACCAATACGTCACGTGGAACTATGGCAGCGGAAC
Protein-coding regions in this window:
- the coxB gene encoding cytochrome c oxidase subunit II, with the protein product MNFAASQSALDPAGVGADSIADLFWVMLFGGSLIWLIVVGLAVYAIVFPGQHDQKKTRMLVIGGGAVFPTLVLTALLAYGLAMLPELQRPAPDGSQVIEVTGVRWWWRVVYQTTDGNKVETANEIHLPVNEPIEFKLKSDDVIHAFWIPSLGGKIDMIPGRENRLKLVPNRIGVYRGVCAEYCGEAHTQMAFDVMVESREDYDEWLRQQKTPAVEMSGLAKRGQRVFESSGCGACHAIRGTSSDGVVGPDLTHFGSRRSIGASVMPNNPDNLTRWVTETHRIKPGVEMPTFEVLNDAELQSLVRYLGELK
- a CDS encoding MgtC/SapB family protein; the protein is MLDSLDITQLQTIATAGGLGALLGIEREFARKPAGIRTHIFVCAGSSLMMLLAQEAVNHFQSREPDSLLSADPIRVLQAIVVGISFLGAGTIVHQKGEQVEGLTTAASIFLTAGIGVATAVERVALATSVAIAAVFVLLIVGCIEHRIAKWVIRRSKTSSAKNSSEEPQDRR
- a CDS encoding DedA family protein codes for the protein MDQWIETVLEQFGAFGVGMLMLLENVFPPIPSELVMPWAGYSVSQGQSSFLAVVISGSLGSFAGAWAWYWGARRIGKQRLAAWVDQHGAWLTISRDDIDRVDRWFGEWGAAAVLLCRLVPGLRTLISVPAGFAEMPPFKFSVYTAVGTVAWTSLLAVIGWWLGKNYGDLAGPLSWVSTGVIALMVAIWLYRLVQQRRMRARSTTHG
- a CDS encoding response regulator; translation: MVELNWKVAQELPLPTIGMGNVLVVDDVAVMRTIISRVLSDLQVESVQASDGREAFEWLSKRAFNAVITDIEMPNWSGFDLVDAMRRSKDQRVATMPVIVTSTLASKAVARRARQYVGVYFLQKPISVSRLSVTLKMVATSRWLHERFSAGQEIGL
- a CDS encoding nucleoside deaminase codes for the protein MSSSSAVRSDMLRQWMKSVVSVTIEGVASGEHPFGAGVFTEDGRQIAVAHNEVVTRCDPTAHAEILAIGKAAKKLRGPDLSGLWIVSTGEPCPMCLAAIGLAGIQRVAYGASAATIEAANFGTLGLKASDLASQLSPAIELTGGVLEYDCSALLINHRRKDQGDG
- a CDS encoding zinc ribbon domain-containing protein, with the protein product MNDTQQDTAPLNHTPCPGCGKQVDDRVPACPRCGEKIYVEHPGGITPTKHEPLPANDPRK